A genomic stretch from Hemibagrus wyckioides isolate EC202008001 linkage group LG02, SWU_Hwy_1.0, whole genome shotgun sequence includes:
- the LOC131365218 gene encoding protein SCO1 homolog, mitochondrial, whose protein sequence is MATLVLLGLRCSVSRPSILHKFYSSRSSCYSTYTQLLNRTTCTPLNVAFTCRSPVFVSVRTLSSVPPPPSSGKKQSTEKKFGPVTWKSLAITFALGGTLLLGMKYFKKEKEEKFEKERTKSLGKPALGGPFSLIDHNGKPSKSEDYLGQWVLIYFGFTHCPDICPDELEKMIAAVDEIDRIKTLPDLTPILITIDPERDTPEALAAYVKEFSPKLIGMTGTTAQIEQVSRAYRVYYSQGPKDEDNDYIVDHTIIMYLVGPDGKFVDYYGQNKKSAEISSSIASHMRKQRQAK, encoded by the exons ATGGCCACATTGGTTTTACTGGGACTCAGGTGTTCTGTGTCCAGGCCATCTATTCTCCATAAGTTTTATTCCAGCCGCAGTTCCTGCTACTCAACATATACACAACTGTTAAACAGAACAACTTGCACTCCG CTGAATGTAGCCTTCACATGCAGAAGTCCTGTATTTGTCAGTGTGAGGACGCTGTCTTCTGTCCCTCCACCTCCTTCATCTGGAAAGAAACAGTCTACAGAGAAGAAGTTTGGT CCAGTCACATGGAAATCTCTCGCTATCACGTTTGCCTTGGGTGGGACTCTTCTCCTGGGCatgaaatactttaaaaaagaaaaagaggaaa agtttgagaaagagagaacaaagTCTTTAGGGAAACCAGCCCTTGGAGGTCCGTTCTCTCTTATCGATCACAACGGCAAACCCTCAAAAAGTGAAGACTACCTCGGCCAGTGGGTGCTGATCTATTTTGGATTCACACACTGTCCAGATATCTGTCCTGATGAACTGGAGAAAATGATCGCAGCCGTGGATGAAATTG ACAGGATAAAGACACTCCCGGATTTAACACCAATTCTGATCACAATCGATCCGGAAAGGGATACACCTGAGGCATTGGCAGCTTATGTCAAAG AGTTCTCGCCGAAGCTGATAGGCATGACCGGAACAACGGCACAAATCGAGCAAGTTTCCAGAGCCTACAGAGTATACTACAGTCAGGGTCCAAAAGATGAAGACAATGACTACATT GTCGATCATACCATCATAATGTACCTGGTCGGTCCTGATGGAAAGTTTGTAGACTATTATGGCCAGAACAAGAAATCAGCCGAGATCTCCTCTTCCATCGCGTCACACATGAGGAAGCAGAGACAGGCCAAGTAG